The region TGTTTCTTCGCACTTCCTTGCGTGCGCCTTGCCGCTCGCCCTTGCCCCGCGTGGGAGCCACTGATTTTCCGGCATTGTGTCATTGTCCAAAATGTTATTATGAGCCACAAAAAGCAAACGAAGGAAAAAACCAAACGGAAAAGTCGCTGTCTTGGTTTGGGCCATTGTCTCATAAATGAAATTCCTTAACGGTATCCAGCTGTGGTTAGGGAGGCGGTAGCTGGGGCAGAGGCTAATGATAATCGGCTTGGTCAACGACCTGTTAGCCCAGCGAATTAATCTTGATAAACGTGGCTCTGTATCAGGCCCCATAGTCAAGGAAAGCGAAATGCCAACTTTAtttgaaatcaataaaaaaatactaccAATTCAATTTATATTTGAAGCTCACAAATAgtcaattttttgtttttgcaaagTTTAGTCATGTTTTTCGTAAACTTTCGATTGaaacttttaattgatttgCCATAAATAACGCGTGTCCCCGAAACCGAAACTAAAACTGAAATCTACAAATTCAGCAAGCCAGATTGTGCAGAAAAATCCCCATTTGTGGATCGAACAGAATTTCAGATCTCATCTCCAGCCGCAGCGTCCAGCAAACAAAATGAACTCCGACTTCACTCACATGTTCCttgggggcggcggcggcggcgacgggtGGCACACTAAATGGGTGTTCGCCAGCTTGCGGAAAGACTGTTATTTCGGTTGAATAGAATTTGCATTTCCTTGGGTTTtggtttattaaaaaattatataatttttttttagccaaGAAGCTAGCAAATAGCGTAAACtgtcacacaaacacacacacgcgtggACTCTGGGCGGGCGCCTCATAAGCACATTTGCCACATTTGTTGTTCCTGTGTCTCCTTTCGAGCTGACCGAATTTTGAGGCGCTTTTCCGAAGACTTTTCCGACCGAGGGCGACGAGCATTCAAATGCGACTGAAAgctgaggctgaagctgaagccgaaacagcgactgcgactgcgacgtAAAAGCGACTGGGCGCCCGAAATGAACGCACGagtggggcggtggggcggtggggggagtgggagcGAGGGATAGCACGAGGTAAAACAGCGCGAATCTGCGTGGAAAGCGGGAAAGGCAAGCATAAGAAGAAGCAGCTGACACATATTTCGCTTTGTTTTGGTTGTGACCCCCCGTGATAGTGTGTGTAATGGGGTGGTGGGCGGGTTGGTGGAGAGGGCGGACACGTTCACAGCAGAGCCGGCATttcatatctctctctctctctctcttcccctctCTTGACGCCTGCGCCTGACGCACCTCTAAGCCTAGtctattcaaaaataaaatctaaAATTGTACTTTAGCCAGCGCCAGTGGAAATAGTGGCTCGGTGGATGTttcaacaaaagaaaagtctcCGTGCACAGATTGCGATTCCAATTTGATTCTTCTCATTCGGTTTCCACTCAATTCGCATTGGGTTTCCAATCCCCACTTGCGTGGCTGTTTATTCTATCGATTTCCTTTTGACCAATATTCCGATGAACGTTTTTGTTTACGAATTTGTGTACCACAAGCCAAACCAATGAATAAGTGAGTGagagaatgaatgaatgaatgcacacacacaaacgcacaaaGCATGGGCTCCTTCCTCCATTTAGGTTGAATGACATTGGGCACAGGCTGCCCTCCCTCCTCCGATCGCCCCCCTTTTCTGCATTTCCCGTTAATGTAATGTCACACGTTGTCCTCAATTCCGAACGGGAAGCCCgcgggtgtctgtgtgtgtgtgtgcatggcACGTCATCGTTGTCTAATGCGATGCACATGCACCATGGAGATAACGACCTGAGGGCTGGCGACCCTAAATGAGCAAATCAACAGCCAGCCTCCTTGTGTGTGGCGTGGCTGCTCTATTTGCTCTATTTTAGCTGGGGCGGTGTAATATGGTAAGTGGGAATGCTGGTCGTCTCCTCTGCTCGTCCGAACAGTTTTCAATTACACGAGTGCTCCAGTGGACCAGAATCAGTTGAGTATCAATGAAGCAGACAAACGGAACAATTTGACATCTGCTACTCGGCAACTAGAAGAACAGCTGGACAAATAGTCTTGTTAGCTTCTGTTAAGAACTAGTCACCTCTTGTCAAGGATCCCAAAAGGATACTGTTTTAAGACCTTTTCCATCGCGAATTTTAAAGAATAGTTCTAAAAgtcgaaaaaatatatttctgcAACTACATGACAACTACATGTATTCTACACCAAAAGTCAACCCAAAAATATGCTACGATACATCACCTTTGCGTCATAGTGTGTGCGCATAAATAAAACGTAATTTACCAAGAGTCAAATACAATTATCGCCCGAAAGTATTCAATTATCTGTGGCAATCAACGCTTTAATTTAACCCGTTGATAAAGCTTTCGCTGGTTCACAATAGCAATTACACtatgcaacagcaaaaaaaaatctgGCATCAATATTCtgaaaaatattaaacttttaattggaaagtttattattttttgagGTTGCTTTTTATTATCGAAATTTAACGATCAGTAGCTTTGCCTCAATATAGTTTTTAATTTACTCGGAAAACGAAATTCATATCGAACGATTTTTAAAATTCCTAAATGCAAAGTTCTTAAACtcaaaaaataaggaaaaaaagagaacCGTGCACGTTACGTGCAACACATATATATTTGGCGGTCAGTTATGCTTCTTTTttaatggaatggaatttaatgaaactgtcattcatttcatttttgcaATAATCAAGTATgcttttgaaaaaaaaaactgtcaaaatttgcacaaattattgtttttgttgctattgctgatATTGCcgttcgcagaaaaacattattttaaaatgcGCAATACCATAAAAAAGGTGGTTTCTTTTGCTGAATAGTGTTATTTaaacacactcacagataAGTAAGCAAATAACACAAACAAAGCGTCGAAAATAGTGGGCAATAAATGAGTAAgtgtaaataaacaaaaaactgccGGTAAAACAAATGCTGAACGgaataaattatttagaaaataatacGTGCCGCATGATATTCAAATTCCACGGTAAACTGCCGTATTAAAGCGCGGCTTGTGGAACTTTGTACATCAGTTGAGTAGACGCGCGTCGCGAGAGAGCTTCGCTGCTCAGAGAAGAGATCAGGTCAAATCAAAGtggaaaagagaaagagcaagATTCAACAACAAGATCGATTTCCAGAGTGCAGCAAAATCAGAAAACGATATAACATCAGAAGCAACAACGAGAAGGTGCGGTTAAAAATGAGCAGCGACGCAGAGGAGAAAGAAGCGCAGGTACAAACTTCAAGCAATTTAAACTTTTGCTGACCCTTCCCTTGGTTCtgtcattctctctctctctctctaccaaGCCCTctctttatacatatatgcactgGGCGAAAAAGGAAAGTTTGTAGTGTTGAAACGTTCGAAGTTCATACTAATGTCGGGTCGAGGTGGGAGATCATTGGGAATGTCTTACCTTATATAAATAAACCTTGTGTTGAGCACAGCAACGAAAAGCCAGATAAGACACGCCGCGtgagagaaaaagaaagagcgagagagtgagtgtAGAGTGTAGAGTGCTGATTGTACTCTCCGCGATTATATTGTTTGGACTGCGTTCGATAGCCACAAAggcaacaacacaaaactTGCGTTCACACATGGTACTATCATATTAGGTGAGGCCCGCTCATCGTGGAACATAAACAAACAACGAATTTTCCTCGATTTTTGCCTTTTATTTATGCGTATACTTTATATTAATAAGTGTGAAATGAGTGGTATTTTTTTGCAGCAATGGAATTTTATCTGTTTAGGCAGCGAGCTCTAATGAGTTGTCCTTACCTTGTATAGTTATACCATGGCCAATGGCTATAGCTATTAAAGTTATACCAAGTTATAGATACAGTTTTCAGTTCAGTTACTGTTCGATCAGTTGAGCGCGTTGCGGCCAAGCGAAAGGTTGCCTCCAATTGAAGCAGTGCAACCAGTTAGTGGTACGATGAGTGTCAGTGGCAGCGACAAGAGCGTGCGGCGACGCGTCATAACGCCGACCAGTGATCCTCACAACACAGATCCTCTGTTGCGGCAGCGGAATTCGCACCTGTATGAGGTAAGTGCCTCAGCTGCGAGTGATTGCTCTACGATTAGATTGCCTAATTTCGGGTGGGGCATAGGTAATCTCCCCGTTGATTGGATGGCTCCAACACGAGCATTAAAATAACCGTGAGCCAATTCTTACGTATCGGTATTGTTTCTTCTGCTCTTTTTTTTACTCTGTCCCCCACTAACCCTTTTCCGGCCATTCCTTATCTATGTTCACTAATTAACGAAACGCGGATACCCTTGAGATATGATACCTTCGGAGCCCTAGTTGCAATCCCCGACTATATCAGCCCCCTGTCTGGCCCACTTCCGTGGAACCGCCAGTCGAACTGAACCCCTGGCAGAAGGAGCAACCGTGTACCCGCCTATCGAGAACTGTTTTAGGTGGCAACCGGCTCTGGGGGCTTCGCCAACAAGTTGACCAGAGATAAGATAGCCGATGATGGATTAAATCTAACATACGATTCGGTACACGCATTCGGTCTGCTTTCTACAGCTGTCGTTTCGGGTGTTAAATGATTGGAAACTGACTCATGGACTGTCTATCACGGTAGCCCAATTCTATCGCAGCAAGAAACACTAACTATTCCCACTTAAATGTATCATAGGAACGGCTGTTCCTACAAGAACCGTGTGATATGCAAGAGCATAATGCTTCTGACTCATAATGCTGAAATATTAAGGAGGGATGGGATCTTGACTGCACTGAAACAATAATATAATCTATCAATGGCATAATTATAGCTGATGATTGCActcttttttctaccgatctTTAGCAGAATAAACCCAATGGCTGTGAGCGTGCCTTTGTAGAGTACAACAAGATCAAATGGTTTTGGGCACCGGCCTTCTTTGggttctggctgctgctgtacgTGGCCATCTCTATTCCGGCCTGCCATCGGCTACCGCGCCCGCTGAGCATCAAGGATGAGGCCAAGTATCCGGATCGCTTCATTGCCGAGCGGGCGGAGCTCAATCTGCAGCATCTGGTGGCGCTGGGACCCCGTGTCGTGGGCAGTAAGGAGAACGAGATGGGGGCCGTGAAGGTCCTGTCCGGCAGCGTGCAGAAGATCCGTTCGGGACTGGGCTCCGCCAACGACATCGAGGTGGATGTGCAGGTGGCCTCCGGCAGCTACGTCCACTGGACGATGATCAACATGTACCAGAGCATCCAGAACATTGTGGTTAAGGTCAGTCCCAAGGGAACCAACAGCACCACCTATCTGCTGGTCAACAGCCACTACGATTCGGTGCCGGGTGGACCAGGCGCAGGCGACGACGGTTCCATGGTGGCCACTATGATGGAGACCCTGCGAGTATTGGCCCAGTCCAAGCAGGCCCTCAAGCACcctgttgtttttctgttcaACGGAGCCGAGGAGAATCCACTCCAGGCCTCGCACGCCTTCATCACCCAGCACAAGTGGGCCAAAAACTGCAAGTAAGTGATCTCTGAATGTTTCTTTCGGTATCCAGCTAATCCTGGCTCTCACAATTCGCAGGGCTCTCATCAATCTGGACTCTGCCGGCAACGGCGGTCGGGAGATCCTCTTCCAGTCGGGCCCCAACCATCCCTGGCTTATGAAGAGCTATCGTCGCGCCATCAAGCACCCGTACGCCTCCACCATGGCCGAGGAGATGTtccaaaacaattttattcCCTCTGACACGGACTTCCGCATCTTCCGCGACCACGGCGCAGTGCCCGGCCTAGATATGGCTTACCAGTACAACGGTTATGTGTATCACACCCGCTTTGACCGCCCGGAGATCTTCCCCCGCGGCAGCTTCCAGAATACTGGCGACAACCTGCTGGCCCTAGTTCGGGAGATTGCCAACTCCCAGGAGCTGGAGGACACCTCGGTAAGATGCGCTCAAAGAATACCAGAGAACTGCTCGACTTCATCACCGATCTGATATCTGCAGAAACACGCCGAGGGCCACACCGTCTACTTCGATGTGATGGGCTGGTTCCTGGTCTTCTACACCGAGACGGAGGGCATCATATTGAACGTGATTGTGTCGCTAGTGGCCATTGGAACCTGTTTGTATGCCTTCAAGCTGATGGCCTCCAACTCGGGCATCAAGCTGGAGAAGATCTTCAAACGGGTGATGCACACCTTCGTGGTCCAGCTCTTTGCTGTGATTACCGCCGTCACGCTGACCGTATTCCTTGGATGGTTCATGGATCTGGTGCACCTGCCGATGTCCTGGTTCACGCACTCATGGCTCATCCTCGGGCTCTACTTCACCACCTTCATCTTTGGCCTGGCCATAGTGCCTGCCCTGTACTATCACTACACCCAGCATGTAAGTAGCGAAGACCAAATCAAACCATATATCCGCATTATtcatatttgattttatttcttttccaGGACAAACTGCCCATTGGACAGCGGGTCCAGATGCTGCTGCACTGTCACTGCCTCTTCCTGGCCATCTTCACCATAGTGCTAACCATCTGCGGCGTACGATCAGTTTTCGTCCTGATGCTGTCCTGTTTGTTCTACACAATGGCCCTCATCATTAATCTGGCCACCAAGCTGCACAGCAAAGGTGAGAAATAAGTTCATGGATGTTCGCGTAGAGCTCCGTTCTAATCAGCTTTCTTGCTCTTCCTTAGATGTGGCCTGGGTTATTCCACACATCATATGCGGAGTGCCTCCATTTGTGTTTTTCGCCTACTTCTCGCACGGATTCTTCCTCACCTTCATTCCCATGTTCGGCCGCTTTGGAGAGAATGTTAACCCGGACCTGGTGGTTGCCGTCTTCAGCATTGCCGTGGGTCTCCTCACCTGCGGCTTCATTGTGCCCGTACTGCATCTGTTCCGCAAGTCGAAGACCATTATTTGCGCCCTCCTGGCCATCACGTTCGTTTGCGTGATCATTGCAATAACGCCAATGGGATTCCCCTACCGACCCGAGACAAGTGTTCAGCGATTCTCCGTGCTGGTAAGGATTTCCCCTACGATCTGCTTAGAGTGGGACTAATACGCTTGACTGTTTTTATATAGCATGCCAAGCGGACCTTCCATGATGCCGATAACAAAGTGCGTCGCCAGGAATCGGGCTACTTCATCATGCCCCAAGATAGACGTACCTACTCCGTCAAACGTATGTTCGattcttttttctgtttcgtcATCTCGCTTATCATATCCGAATTTTAGATGATGTCATTAATATGACACTGGCCCAGAAAATCGGCGACGATTGCCAGAAGGAGATGATGTGCGGTCTGCCCTTGTACAACCAGCGCTGGCACAAGACTAGGTAAGCCCATGCTCTTTTTCCCAGTAACTCATTGAACTGATTAACCGCCAATTGTGAACCCCAGACAGAACACCTTGTGGATACCTGCCTCCGAGCCATTGCTGGGCAGTGTGCCGGCCGTCAAAGTGATCAGCAAGAAACAGGTGTCTCCCAGCAAGATTCGCTACGAACTCCAGTTGAGCGGACCCGATCATATGGCTCTGTTCATTCAGCCCTTGAACGGAGCTATCATGAAGGACTGGTCCTTCCATCAGGTTGGGACtctcaaatatttatatagtgCCTGGAAACCTCTAATGCTATCTCTCTACCTTTAGGCTCCACTGCGACTAAGCTTTCAGCCTCCTTACTTTATCTACTTCTCGTGGGGCGTCAATGGAGATCCCCTTAAATTCTGGCTTGAGCTTGAGGTATGTTTTGGTACGACACTTGAATCCAGTATCTAAATATTCCCATTCGATATTTGCAGAAACCCAAGGGAGACTTCAAAACGCCCACATTTGAGCTGGGCCTGGGCGGCCATTGGACCCATCACAAGGAGATGTTGACGCCAGACTTTGAAAAGTTCCTCGACAGTTTCCCCAAGTATGTGGATGCCACCGCTTGGCCGGCATCTTATGAGACCTGGATCTACTAGGAATCGGGAAttaattgtttaaataaatgtacTTTTAATTAAAGACAACACCTAAATGTTGAACAATATCAAGTGAACTTTGGACTAAAGATACGAGTAGACTACAGATGACGGATTGGTGTCAGATATGCATGTAGTGCGCTTCATCAGTAATCACTGAACCATGGGAATTAAATGAATTATAATTAACAACACATCAAATGATAAGAAGTGTGCTTCAAGTTCTTTAGGAATAGCTATCCTGATAATGTACCTATAAGTATGAGTATACTCGTAATGTAAAATTCCCTATTTGCCTCATGAGTACATGATATGCCCAGAAAGTGTATAACCCCTTCGGTGACTTCCAATTTCAGATTATCAAATTTAGTACCAAATCGACTTTTATGACTGTGACGGGGACTAATCAGCAATCGATCTTTAATTTATAATCCATTCCTGTACCCCGCTTGTGCCTTCGACATCGACGCAACGGAAGACCCAAGAAATCCCCGCTCACGAACAATAATGGAATGTACATTCACCAGAAGTGTGGTGCAGTTTcgcatataaatataaatctgTCTGATTTGTAGACAGATTAGAAATCCTTTTTACTCATGTACTGTATATATATGCATGGTAAGCATATCCGATTATCAGCATGAGTAGGTAATTGATATCAGAACTAGATTACGGCAGTTAATTGAATCGATCAAGAATACGTATATGTACATCATTTATAAGGTCTAAATTGCTTCCTTCTATCATCTTTTGTGTAGCAGCCAAACTCCACACTAATAAcagaatatataaatacactCGACACTGGACCACCCAATATCGTGGTGCGCTTACATATGTGCCCAGTACTTACATTTGTAGTTAGATGGAGGGCACTAATGCTGATTCGTGCAGGTACTCTGTAGAAAAACAATCACTTCAACACTCGCTCAAGTCTTAGCCTAAGTCAATCAGTCCTTCTCCACACTGCCAAACGATCGGTTCTTTTTACTGTAAAGTATTCAGTGTTTATTTATTAGAAGAGTTCTTTAATAACAGTGAATTATTTCTTAGAATATGTTCATCAAAGATAATCAGGTAACTCCCCCAGTCAGTTAGTCATTATTTCCAAATAAATTGTTATTAGTGCGAAATTGAaagattttttatttcacCTATGGAATGAATGAAGTTGAATAGATAGGTTCTGCCAGAGGCTAGTTAAATTTAAAGACCTTCGAATTTGTGAGATTTCAGGGATTCAAGTTTTGGATTTATGCTTATCGATATGTATCCCCCTCTAATGAAATTATCATAAATGGGGGCCCGGGACCCCACGCCAAGAATTCTTCTGTATTTATGCCACTAAGATCTCTGCCGCCACGGGAGCGGTGCCCTAATCGGTTTAACTGGCGGCCATCAAGCTATAAAGAGCAATAGCTCCTGCTGTTTTTAAGATCGACTATCGCTAGGATGTAATCTTTTTATGCCCAAGAACCCCAAAATGATAAGGGTTCTGCGGCGGCGCCGCAACCATTGGGATCGGACCGGACCTGGCCCTACTTAATACTTGGGACACGGTCCGGTGCGTGTCAGTTGAATTTATATTTCATCCAGTTCAGGTCCAAGTCGCGTGCTAGAAGGTTGGTGCGGCTCCAAACCGGTTGCCATAATTCACAGTGAACGGGCGAAAGATTACGATCTGAAGGAATTTTCGTTGTACTAGAGATTGCAGTGAACAATTTTTTCCGTTAAAATATAAGACATGCTGTaaaaaatgtggaaagaaCGTCTGTAGATAAGCATAGCATAAATCTCGAGTGAAGGATTCAAGGAACCaccgatatacatatattgaagTTAAAGTGTAAAGGATATACATGATCTCATCTAAGATGAAGGCTCTTTTCAGTTTTCATTCCTTACTCTGGATTTGTCTTCAGTATCTATTTTAGATAAGAAAGTGAGAATATCTATGATATATGAATCAGTGACATAAGTGATATACATATGGACCTCGTAGAAGGTGTATGTGATGAACggggacatacatatgtagttatcttttatttttccTCTCTTTGGTTGATAATCCATTCTGATAAGGAAGTTTATATCCGTTGTAAAATATTATCGGATTCTTATTTTAGCCCACCAATGGAATTGGCCATCAGGCCATTTGCATCATATAGTCGAACACTCTTAAGGTTTAATTAGTTTATGATCTTCCTACACTTTCCCACGAAGTTTATTCTACCAATAAAAACATGATAAAAACGTTCCTGGCTGAAAAGGTTTATGGTTCCAAATCGATGGCAGTATTCCGATCACGTTCAATTTCAGTATATTCATAGATTGTGGGGCTTAATCGTAGATCGTAATCGTATGCCTTTTGATAATCGTAAGTTCCGTAAAGTATGCAACATAGGGAGTCAAGTTGAAGATAGCAAAGCCCGAAAATATGTTACAGAATTTCCCCTTTGTTGGATATTTTTCATCATCTCTGGACACCCAACCTGAGTATCTGTATTTCTTATCGGATTCCCTCAATTTCAGATGTCATTCTCCGCCGTTGACATAACCACCGAAAAGGATGGGGGGAAAACTAGGGATAAGAAATGGCCCTGGTACGGAGCACCCATCTATGCGGCCATCTGCTTTGCACTCTTCTATGTGTCCGTCCTGCCCAGCTTCTACTCGTACCCCGACATGCTGTACCAGCGCGAGGAGGCCCAGCACCCAGATGAGTTCATCGGGGAGCGGTCAATGAAGCAGTTGGCAGAGTACGCGTCCATTGGAAACAAGATGAGCGGCTCGATAGCCAATGAGGTGCACACAGTCAATTTTCTGCTGAGGGAGTTGCAGAAAATTGTGGACGAGTCGCGCACCGACCTTTACGATATCGAGGTGGAGAAGCAGTACTCCTCGGGCTCCTTCTACCTCTGGGGCATGGCCATGACGTACACCAATCTATCCAATGTCGTGGTGAAGATCACCCAAAAGAGCCAACAGAACGACAACTATTTGCTGGTCAACTCGCACTACGACTCGGAGGTCGGAACGCCGGCGGTCAGTGATGACGGAGTCATGGTGGTAATCATGCTAGAAGCTCTGCGTGTAATCTCCCGCTCTGAGAAGACACTGGCACATCCTGTCGTCTTCCTCTTCAACGGGGCCGAGGAGGCCTGCATGCTGGGGTCACATGGCTTCATTACGCAGCACAGATGGGCAGCCAACTGCAAGTAAGTAGTGTAGACGCATAGCCTCAGCTAAGTAATCAGCACTGACTGATGAACCAATGTCCTTCGTATGTAATCAGAGCCCTGGTCAACCTGGACTCGGCCGGCGCTGGCGGACGCGAGATTCTCTTCCAAACGGGACCCAATCACCCGTGGCTGGCCAAATACTATCACCAGAGCGCGGCTCATCCGTTTGCGAATTCGATGGCGGAGGAGCTGTTCCAGAACAACTTTATACCCTCGGACACGGACTTCCGTGTCTTCCGCGATTACGGAAATGTGCCCGGCCTGGACATGGCTCATGCCCTAAACGGCTACGTGTACCACACCAAGTACGACAACTTCAAGAACATAGAGCGAGGCACCTACCAATCGACGGGTGAGAATGTGCTACCCCTGGTTTGGGCCCTGGCCAATGCGCCCGAATTGGATGACACCGCCGCCCACGAAGAGGGTCACACGGTCTTCTACGACTTCGTGGGCTGGTTCATGCTCACCTACACAGAATCTGTGAGCATAGCCATCAACGTGACTGTTTGCCTGATATCCCTGGCGTGCATCGGCATTTCCGTCTACCTAATGACAATGGACAATGGGGCAGATGCGGTCAAGGCCGTGTTCCTGCGATTCGGCATCATATTCTTGGTTCAAGTGGGAACGGTATTTGTGGCCTGTGGCCTAACCCTCCTCGTGGCTGTCTTCATGCAGGCTGTGGGTCTGTCGGAGTCCTGGTACTACGGACACTGGATGATCTTCGGACTGTACTTCTGCAGCCTGTTCTTCGTGCTGGGTCTGCTGCCCGCCGTCTACATTGGCTGGACGAAGCGGAAGACCAACATGAAGCTAGACCAGACCATAGCCTGCTTCATGCACGCACACTGCATTGTGATGATCGTTTTGTGCATCATCATGACCAGTCTGTCCATTCGCTCCGGCTACTTCCCCATGATTGGCATCTTCTTCTACACGATCTCGGTGGTTGTGCAGATTACCCTCAAGCTCTCCCTGAAGAGTAAGTTCGTTAGCAGCCCCAAGAACAGCAGTGGATTCTAATGGATTCTCCTTTCGTTTAGAGAGCTACTTTGTGACGAGCCACTTGATCTGCCAGGTCCTGCCCTTCATTTACTACACCTACATGTGCTACTCGATTCTGATTGTGTTTTTGCCTATGCAAGGTCGCGACGGCCCCGAAAGCAGTCCCGATGTCCTTGTCTCCGTGTTCATCATTTATATGTCTGTGCACTTTGCTGGATTCATAGTAAGTGATCTTCGAAATCCCATCTGTCGATCGATATTCTAACACTGTCTCTTTTCAGATCCCCATTATGCACAAGTTCCGCAAGCCCAAGATTATTTTCTCCATCTTTGGAGTATTAACCATCATATTCATTATACTGGCCACGACATCTGCGGGATTCCCCTTCGTCAAGGAGCTGGCACCACAGCGATATTATGTCCTGGTAAGTCACTAGCTCTAGAAAGCGGAGTCCTGGTCTAAACTAATCGAATCACTTGCAGCACACCACGCGAACATTCCACAATGCGGACAATACCGTCAAACAAGATTCCGGCTTCTATATACAACC is a window of Drosophila pseudoobscura strain MV-25-SWS-2005 chromosome 3, UCI_Dpse_MV25, whole genome shotgun sequence DNA encoding:
- the LOC4804255 gene encoding endoplasmic reticulum metallopeptidase 1; translation: MSFSAVDITTEKDGGKTRDKKWPWYGAPIYAAICFALFYVSVLPSFYSYPDMLYQREEAQHPDEFIGERSMKQLAEYASIGNKMSGSIANEVHTVNFLLRELQKIVDESRTDLYDIEVEKQYSSGSFYLWGMAMTYTNLSNVVVKITQKSQQNDNYLLVNSHYDSEVGTPAVSDDGVMVVIMLEALRVISRSEKTLAHPVVFLFNGAEEACMLGSHGFITQHRWAANCKALVNLDSAGAGGREILFQTGPNHPWLAKYYHQSAAHPFANSMAEELFQNNFIPSDTDFRVFRDYGNVPGLDMAHALNGYVYHTKYDNFKNIERGTYQSTGENVLPLVWALANAPELDDTAAHEEGHTVFYDFVGWFMLTYTESVSIAINVTVCLISLACIGISVYLMTMDNGADAVKAVFLRFGIIFLVQVGTVFVACGLTLLVAVFMQAVGLSESWYYGHWMIFGLYFCSLFFVLGLLPAVYIGWTKRKTNMKLDQTIACFMHAHCIVMIVLCIIMTSLSIRSGYFPMIGIFFYTISVVVQITLKLSLKKSYFVTSHLICQVLPFIYYTYMCYSILIVFLPMQGRDGPESSPDVLVSVFIIYMSVHFAGFIIPIMHKFRKPKIIFSIFGVLTIIFIILATTSAGFPFVKELAPQRYYVLHTTRTFHNADNTVKQDSGFYIQPVDTRLGELDGTTFQNREPSSWTDASCAAEPFCGLPIYSGRWIDWKDSARWIYSPPPQLPINIDLTEVSKASLGQNKVRYEFSLRASDRVMIYIAPMDQVKVSDWSFDKTPLDEGHTPPYLMYHIYSMTEEPFDFWVELEHEVSNTEGPYFKLVVSEHFLYHKEHYTEDFREFLGTFPDWTYTTDWFSSLESWVL